The following coding sequences are from one Panthera leo isolate Ple1 chromosome E1, P.leo_Ple1_pat1.1, whole genome shotgun sequence window:
- the APOH gene encoding beta-2-glycoprotein 1 — MISLVLVLFSSFLCHVATAGRTCPKPDDLPFAIVVPVKASYDPGEQIVYTCQPGYVSRGGMRRFTCPLTGIWPINTLKCMPRVCPFAGILENGAVRYTTFEYPNTISFSCNTGFYLSGASSAKCTEEGRWSVDLPVCAPVTCPPPAIPKFATLSVYKPLAGNNSIYGNKAVFECLPHYAMFGNDTVTCTAHGNWTTLPECREVKCPFPSRPDNGFVNYPAKQTLYYKDKATYGCHDTYVLDGPEEVECNKSGNWSAQPSCKASCKLSVKKATVLYQGERVKLQERFKDGMLHGEKVSFFCKNKEKKCSYTEDAQCIDGTIEIPKCFKEHSSLAFWKTDASDVKPC, encoded by the exons ATGATTTCTCTGGTGCTCGTCTTGTTCTCGAGTTTTCTCTGCCACGTCGCCACTGCAGGCCGGA CCTGTCCCAAACCAGATGATTTACCATTTGCCATAGTCGTTCCAGTAAAAGCATCCTATGACCCAGGGGAGCAGATAGTCTACACTTGCCAGCCGGGCTACGTGTCCCGGGGTGGGATGAGGAGGTTTACGTGTCCTCTCACGGGAATTTGGCCCATCAACACCTTGAAGTGTATGC CCAGAGTATGTCCTTTCGCTGGAATCTTAGAAAATGGAGCTGTACGCTACACAACTTTTGAATATCCCAACACCATCAGTTTTTCTTGCAACACCGG GTTTTATCTGAGTGGAGCTAGTTCTGCTAAATGCACTGAGGAGGGAAGATGGAGTGTTGACCTTCCTGTCTGTGCTC ctgTAACCTGCCCTCCACCAGCCATACCTAAGTTTGCAACACTTAGTGTTTATAAGCCATTGGCTGGAAACAACTCCATCTATGGAAACAAGGCCGTCTTTGAATGCTTGCCACACTATGCCATGTTTGGAAATGATACAGTTACCTGCACGGCACACGGAAATTGGACTACATTACCAGAATGCAGAG AAGTGAAATGCCCATTCCCATCAAGACCAGACAATGGGTTTGTGAACTATCCTGCAAAACAAACGCTTTATTACAAGGATAAAGCCACCTATGGTTGCCATGATACATATGTCTTGGATGGCCCAGAAGAAGTAGAATGTAACAAATCTGGAAACTGGTCCGCTCAGCCAAGTTGTAAAG CTTCTTGTAAATTATCTGTTAAAAAAGCTACTGTGCTATACCAAGGAGAGAGAGTAAAGCTTCAAGAGAGATTTAAGGATGGAATGCTGCATGGTGAAAAGGTTTCTTTCTTctgcaaaaataaggaaaagaaatgtagctATACAGAGGATGCTCAGTGTATAGATGGTACCATTGAAATCCCCAAATGCTTCAAGG